A genome region from Anastrepha obliqua isolate idAnaObli1 chromosome 4, idAnaObli1_1.0, whole genome shotgun sequence includes the following:
- the LOC129245985 gene encoding suppressor of cytokine signaling 4: protein MNERVPMKNEDCERMPSSGSGADAAATSNATTPTSATKEKRNWFQSLTRRKKSQSQMSLADIPSTSRESPLVQNNNNEPLQVICTRNPIRDLDANTNKESDIGGTIGRKRKDEKNVFQRLRKKMGLRFSSLRHRQEPADETDSGGGCAGGTINASDEFLTHSPIREPKLLFNFAQSKPVEEQEIVPFTNGYKRFIIKKWLQKEARPNHIMYTACSEMLSQVWYWGEISRLDAQKQLSDKPTGSFLVRDSETRGCQFTLSFRIVNVTFHYRLEYRDGYWHFEELQYESIVEMIEDILYRCTNDNFVCFVKVQNELQPPCPVILKYPLSRYFKMPQLQDLCRRVIQQHAASEQIAKLPIPPKLQEYLSIKRELVFHS, encoded by the exons ATGAACGAGCGTGTCCCCATGAAAAATGAGGATTGTGAACGAATGCCTAGTTCGGGAAGTGGAGCTGATGCTGCTGCCACATCCAACGCAACTACTCCAACATCAGCAACTAAGGAGAAGCGCAACTGGTTCCAATCACTGACGAGACGAAAAAAGTCTCAATCACAAATGTCCCTTGCTGATATACCCTCCACATCACGAGAATCACCGCTTGTacagaacaacaacaatgaaccCTTGCAGGTGATATGTACCAGAAACCCCATTAGAGATCTTGATGCCAATACCAATAAAGAATCTGACATAGGCGGCACGATTGGACGCAAGCGAAAAGATGAAAAGAATGTATTTCAAAGGTTGCGTAAAAAGATGGGTCTGCGATTTTCTTCTTTGCGACATCGCCAAGAGCCTGCCGATGAGACTGACAGTGGTGGCGGCTGTGCTGGAGGCACAATAAACGCTTCTGATGAATTTTTAACTCACTCACCGATACGTGAACCGAAGCTGCTGTTTAACTTTGCACAAAGTAAACCAGTTGAAGAACAAGAGATTGTACCATTTACCAATGGCTATAAACGTTTCATTATTAAGAAGTGGTTGCAAAAAGAAGCAAGACCCAATCACATAATGTATACAGCATGCTCGGAAATGCTAAG CCAAGTGTGGTACTGGGGCGAGATATCACGACTCGACGCACAAAAGCAACTAAGCGACAAACCCACCGGTTCATTTCTAGTGCGCGACTCGGAAACACGTGGCTGCCAGTTTACACTTAGCTTCCGAATTGTGAATGTAACATTTCATTATCGTTTAGAATACCGTGATGGCTATTGGCATTTTGAGGAATTACAATACGAATCCATTGTGGAAATGATAGAAGATATACTGTACCGTTGTACCAACGACAATTTTGTATGTTTCGTAAAAGTGCAAAATGAATTGCAACCACCCTGTCCAGTCATACTAAAGTATCCGCTTAGTCGGTATTTTAAAATGCCACAATTGCAGGACTTGTGTCGACGTGTTATACAGCAACATGCTGCATCCGAACAAATTGCAAAGCTGCCAATTCCACCAAAGCTTCAGGAATACTTAAGTATAAAACGTGAACTAGTATTTCACAGTTAA
- the LOC129243845 gene encoding snRNA-activating protein complex subunit 3, producing the protein MEEILGREMEPPLSLRKFLNDWKTFLEPMIIPKCHEDIQITMNLSESPTRFKVVTTQCSLEQLKQENDANIITFEPGIANSSRIPLIVNETDLKTYNELIKGKTSTQHRNPFKRSRETYAMVALPVRQQSEKYESSNFYNDIIVKVRIYRPARVVHTGQSLEKPVFSEEFECLGSNYLSDLRDKISCVCKKKRFFDISNNPNAELPVKTTDPAYFFINNTFYNDRRNSDNADYSEVIRNWAKKAIGLKDLRFEVAQMETTQFLDLNVSIGFPQLYQHHGNCEHVFIISQVEVLTPGVACSQRQLYPRLSSFGHFNNRVCNMCGTRRYTFIVTKSDRQLHDPAYVCNKCFFDYHYIDGKKIGNFQAYRVNEYNEEEEVMNLNEKTGVEEEYASDENGELASVQRTNSETEEDKETVLG; encoded by the coding sequence ATGGAAGAAATACTAGGCCGAGAGATGGAGCCTCCTCTTTCACTTCGGAAGTTTTTAAATGATTGGAAGACATTTCTAGAACCTATGATTATACCGAAATGTCATGAAGATATTCAAATAACAATGAATTTATCTGAAAGCCCAACACGTTTCAAAGTCGTAACCACTCAATGCTCGTTAGAGCaactaaaacaagaaaatgatGCCAACATTATAACATTTGAACCAGGAATTGCAAACTCCTCCCGTATTCCCTTAATAGTTAATGAGACCGACTTAAAAACATATAACGAGCTTATTAAGGGTAAAACCAGCACTCAACATCGGAATCCTTTTAAACGCTCAAGGGAAACTTATGCTATGGTTGCGCTTCCAGTTCGGCAACAAAGTGAGAAATATGAATCTAGTAACTTTTACAATGACATAATTGTAAAAGTGCGCATTTACCGTCCAGCACGTGTTGTTCATACTGGTCAAAGCTTAGAGAAACCTGTATTTTCCGAAGAATTTGAGTGTCTAGGCTCGAATTATCTTAGTGATTTGCGCGATAAGATATCCTGTGTGTGCAAAAAGAAACGTTTCTTCGATATTAGCAATAATCCCAATGCTGAACTACCAGTAAAGACAACAGATCCAGCATATTTCTTTATAAACAATACCTTTTATAACGACCGACGAAATTCCGATAACGCTGATTACTCAGAGGTCATTCGAAATTGGGCCAAAAAAGCCATTGGGCTTAAGGATTTACGTTTCGAAGTAGCGCAAatggaaactacacaatttttagatttaaatgTTAGCATAGGTTTCCCTCAATTATACCAGCATCACGGCAATTGTGAGCATGTCTTCATCATATCCCAAGTCGAAGTGCTAACACCTGGAGTAGCGTGCAGCCAGCGTCAACTATATCCGCGTCTAAGCTCTTTCGGTCATTTTAACAATCGTGTATGCAATATGTGTGGCACACGGCGGTATACATTTATTGTAACGAAAAGTGATCGTCAACTACACGATCCTGCATATGTTTGCAACAAGTGCTTCTTTGACTACCATTACAtcgatggaaaaaaaattggcaatttCCAGGCCTACAGAGTGAATGAGTACAATGAAGAGGAAGAAGTAATGAACTTGAATGAAAAGACGGGAGTTGAAGAAGAGTATGCCTCGGATGAGAATGGCGAATTAGCTAGTGTGCAGAGAACAAACAGCGAGACGGAAGAAGACAAGGAGACTGTTCTTGGATGA
- the LOC129243847 gene encoding general transcription factor 3C polypeptide 6 encodes MNVDEESDYEEEEFLIYADFKNQLGPLELNENIAVKIIGLEADPVAEVNGNIFKGTYDYPMGTCVFFEKDLDAAPSDPLFEQSCRQKYKFFAKTNKVINFERIFVEKKEFEATHDRPNIGNNESSPEKGDESRDQNQTKAQSEEVNLQINMSYEEAIKQFQSFDNNA; translated from the exons ATGAATGTGGACGAAGAATCTGACTATGAAGAGGAGGAGTTTTTAATTTACGCTGACTTCAAGAATCAACTTGGCCCACTTGAACTAAACGAAAACATAGCAGTAAAAATAATTGGACTTGAAGCAGACCCAGTTGCTGAAGTGAATGGAAACATATTCAAAG GAACTTACGATTATCCAATGGGGACGTGTGTTTTCTTTGAAAAGGATCTAGACGCAGCTCCCTCAGATCCCTTATTTGAACAAAGCTGccgacaaaaatataaatttttcgcaaaaaccaataaagttataaattttgaaCGAATATTTGTGGAAAAGAAAGAGTTTGAAGCAACCCACGATAGgccaaatattggaaataaTGAGTCGTCTCCCGAAAAAGGTGATGAGAGCAGAGATCAAAACCAAACTAAAGCACAATCCGAGGAGGTTAATCTTCAAATAAATATGTCATACGAAGAAGCTATAAAGCAATTCCAATCATTCGATAATAACGCTTGA
- the LOC129243846 gene encoding polyadenylate-binding protein 2 isoform X2, producing MADEDLSLNEDQLLDNLDEANGEHEAELMNENEEANMQIDPELEAIKARVKEMEEEAEKIKQMQSEVDKQMAGSTTGLATVPLSLEEKQEIDTRSVYVGNVDYGASAEELESHFHGCGTINRVTILCNKADGHPKGFAYIEFGSKEFVETALAMNETLFRGRQIKVMSKRTNRPGLSTTNRFARGSFRGRGARISRACCHTSFRGSRRPIRGYRGRANYYAPY from the exons ATGGCAGACGAAGATTTATCGTTGAACGAAGATCAACTTCTGGACAATCTTGACGAGGCAAATGGCGAGCACGAAGCGGAACTAATGAACGAAAACGAG GAAGCCAATATGCAAATCGATCCTGAACTAGAGGCAATTAAGGCGCGTGTTAAGGAAATGGAGGAAGAGgccgaaaaaattaaacaaatgcaATCTGAAGTTGATAAACAAATGGCCGGCTCGACAACGGGCTTGGCTACGGTGCCATTGTCGTTGGAAGAGAAGCAAGAAATTGATACACGTTCCGTATATGTGGGCAACGTAGACTATGGAGCTTCAGCTGAAGAACTGGAATCACACTTTCATGGTTGTGGTACTATCAATCGAGTGACCATTTTATGTAACAAAGCTGATGGCCATCCCAAAGGCTTTGCTTATATTGAGTTCGGCTCAAAGGAATTTGTTGAGACTGCATTAGCTATGAATGAAACCCTTTTCAGAGGCCGACAAATTAAG GTTATGTCGAAACGCACCAATCGTCCTGGACTCTCCACGACAAATCGTTTCGCGCGCGGTAGCTTCCGTGGTCGAGGTGCACGTATATCTCGCGCCTGTTGTCACACTTCCTTCCGTGGCTCTCGACGTCCAAT AAGGGGTTATCGCGGACGTGCTAATTACTACGCACCTTACTGA
- the LOC129243846 gene encoding polyadenylate-binding protein 2 isoform X3, which translates to MADEDLSLNEDQLLDNLDEANGEHEAELMNENEEEANMQIDPELEAIKARVKEMEEEAEKIKQMQSEVDKQMAGSTTGLATVPLSLEEKQEIDTRSVYVGNVDYGASAEELESHFHGCGTINRVTILCNKADGHPKGFAYIEFGSKEFVETALAMNETLFRGRQIKVMSKRTNRPGLSTTNRFARGSFRGRGARISRACCHTSFRGSRRPMGYRGRANYYAPY; encoded by the exons ATGGCAGACGAAGATTTATCGTTGAACGAAGATCAACTTCTGGACAATCTTGACGAGGCAAATGGCGAGCACGAAGCGGAACTAATGAACGAAAACGAG GAGGAAGCCAATATGCAAATCGATCCTGAACTAGAGGCAATTAAGGCGCGTGTTAAGGAAATGGAGGAAGAGgccgaaaaaattaaacaaatgcaATCTGAAGTTGATAAACAAATGGCCGGCTCGACAACGGGCTTGGCTACGGTGCCATTGTCGTTGGAAGAGAAGCAAGAAATTGATACACGTTCCGTATATGTGGGCAACGTAGACTATGGAGCTTCAGCTGAAGAACTGGAATCACACTTTCATGGTTGTGGTACTATCAATCGAGTGACCATTTTATGTAACAAAGCTGATGGCCATCCCAAAGGCTTTGCTTATATTGAGTTCGGCTCAAAGGAATTTGTTGAGACTGCATTAGCTATGAATGAAACCCTTTTCAGAGGCCGACAAATTAAG GTTATGTCGAAACGCACCAATCGTCCTGGACTCTCCACGACAAATCGTTTCGCGCGCGGTAGCTTCCGTGGTCGAGGTGCACGTATATCTCGCGCCTGTTGTCACACTTCCTTCCGTGGCTCTCGACGTCCAAT GGGTTATCGCGGACGTGCTAATTACTACGCACCTTACTGA
- the LOC129243846 gene encoding polyadenylate-binding protein 2 isoform X1 yields MADEDLSLNEDQLLDNLDEANGEHEAELMNENEEEANMQIDPELEAIKARVKEMEEEAEKIKQMQSEVDKQMAGSTTGLATVPLSLEEKQEIDTRSVYVGNVDYGASAEELESHFHGCGTINRVTILCNKADGHPKGFAYIEFGSKEFVETALAMNETLFRGRQIKVMSKRTNRPGLSTTNRFARGSFRGRGARISRACCHTSFRGSRRPIRGYRGRANYYAPY; encoded by the exons ATGGCAGACGAAGATTTATCGTTGAACGAAGATCAACTTCTGGACAATCTTGACGAGGCAAATGGCGAGCACGAAGCGGAACTAATGAACGAAAACGAG GAGGAAGCCAATATGCAAATCGATCCTGAACTAGAGGCAATTAAGGCGCGTGTTAAGGAAATGGAGGAAGAGgccgaaaaaattaaacaaatgcaATCTGAAGTTGATAAACAAATGGCCGGCTCGACAACGGGCTTGGCTACGGTGCCATTGTCGTTGGAAGAGAAGCAAGAAATTGATACACGTTCCGTATATGTGGGCAACGTAGACTATGGAGCTTCAGCTGAAGAACTGGAATCACACTTTCATGGTTGTGGTACTATCAATCGAGTGACCATTTTATGTAACAAAGCTGATGGCCATCCCAAAGGCTTTGCTTATATTGAGTTCGGCTCAAAGGAATTTGTTGAGACTGCATTAGCTATGAATGAAACCCTTTTCAGAGGCCGACAAATTAAG GTTATGTCGAAACGCACCAATCGTCCTGGACTCTCCACGACAAATCGTTTCGCGCGCGGTAGCTTCCGTGGTCGAGGTGCACGTATATCTCGCGCCTGTTGTCACACTTCCTTCCGTGGCTCTCGACGTCCAAT AAGGGGTTATCGCGGACGTGCTAATTACTACGCACCTTACTGA
- the LOC129244510 gene encoding general odorant-binding protein 99a: MKYIIAVLLALFALAAAQEYKVRNQDDLLKARKECMEAKKVPADHIEKYKKFEFPDDEVTRCYIECVFNKFQLFSPTEGFKTQNLVAQLGHNKENKDALKADIEKCADKNEQKSDSCTWAYRGFKCFISKNLSLVQESLKKN, from the exons atgaaGTATATTATTGCCGTTTTACTCGCATTGTTCGCTTTA GCCGCTGCCCAGGAGTACAAGGTACGCAATCAGGATGATTTGCTGAAGGCGCGCAAAGAATGTATGGAAGCGAAGAAGGTCCCAGCAGATCACATTGAGAAGTACAAGAAGTTCGAGTTCCCCGATGATGAGGTGACGCGATGCTACATTGAGTGCGTTTTCAACAAATTCCAACTATTCAGTCCTACCGAAGGTTTCAAGACACAAAATCTAGTTGCTCAACTTGGCCACAATAAGGAAAACAAAGATGCTCTGAAAGCCGATATTGAGAAGTGCGCTGACAAGAATGAACAGAAATCTGATTCGTGTACATGGGCCTACCGTGGATTCAAGTGCTTCATCAGCAAGAACTTATCGCTGGTGCAAGAAAGCCTCAAGAAGAACTAG